Proteins co-encoded in one Klebsiella michiganensis genomic window:
- the ubiE gene encoding ubiquinone biosynthesis methyltransferase UbiE (Catalyzes the carbon methylation reaction in the biosynthesis of ubiquinone and menaquinone) codes for MVDESQESGSQETTHFGFRTVAKEQKVDMVANVFHSVAAKYDVMNDLMSFGIHRLWKRYTIDCSGVRRGQRVLDLAGGTGDLTAKFSRLVGEAGEVVLADINDSMLKMGREKLRNIGIVGNVRYVQANAEALPFPDNTFDCITISFGLRNVTDKDAALRSMFRVLKPGGRLLVLEFSKPAFEPLNKAYDAYSFHILPRIGEMVAQDGESYRYLAESIRMHPDQETLKGMMEEAGFENTTYYNMTGGIVALHRGYKF; via the coding sequence ATGGTTGATGAATCCCAGGAGTCCGGATCCCAGGAAACAACGCACTTTGGCTTCCGTACCGTAGCTAAAGAGCAGAAGGTCGATATGGTGGCGAACGTGTTCCACTCTGTTGCGGCGAAATACGACGTGATGAACGACCTGATGTCTTTCGGTATCCACAGATTGTGGAAACGCTACACGATTGACTGCAGCGGCGTGCGTCGCGGCCAGCGAGTGCTGGATCTTGCGGGCGGTACGGGCGATCTGACAGCGAAATTCTCCCGTCTGGTCGGTGAGGCTGGCGAAGTAGTATTGGCCGATATTAACGACTCAATGCTGAAAATGGGGCGCGAAAAGCTGCGCAATATCGGCATTGTGGGGAACGTCAGATACGTGCAGGCTAACGCCGAAGCGCTGCCATTCCCGGACAACACCTTCGACTGCATCACTATCTCCTTTGGCCTGCGTAACGTCACGGATAAAGACGCTGCGCTGCGCTCTATGTTCCGCGTTCTCAAACCGGGTGGCCGCCTGCTGGTGCTTGAGTTCTCCAAACCGGCTTTCGAGCCGCTGAACAAAGCCTACGACGCTTATTCCTTCCACATTCTGCCGCGTATTGGGGAGATGGTGGCGCAGGATGGCGAAAGCTATCGCTACCTGGCAGAATCCATTCGCATGCATCCGGACCAGGAAACGCTGAAAGGCATGATGGAAGAGGCTGGGTTCGAAAACACCACCTATTACAATATGACCGGTGGGATTGTCGCCCTGCACCGTGGCTATAAATTCTAA
- a CDS encoding 5-methyltetrahydropteroyltriglutamate--homocysteine methyltransferase, with amino-acid sequence MTIHNHTLGFPRVGLKRELKKAQESYWAGNTSREELLAVGRELRARHWDQQKQAGVELLPVGDFAWYDHVLTTSLLLGNVPARHQNKDGSVDIDTLFRIGRGRAPTGEPAAAAEMTKWFNTNYHYMVPEFTKGQQFSLTWTQLLQEVDEALALGHKVKPVLLGPVTYLWLGKVKGEQFDRLSLLKDILPVYQQVLAELAKRGIEWVQIDEPALVLELPKAWLEAFKPTYDALTGQVKLLLTTYFEGVGPNLDTITELSVQGLHVDFVHGNDDVNDIHKKLPANWLLSAGVINGRNVWRADLTAKHAQLKDLVGKRALWVASSCSLLHSPIDLSVETRLDAEVKSWFAFALQKCAELSLLTEALNSGNTAKIAEWSTPIQARRQSKRVHNAAVSERLAKITAQDSLRQNAYTARAAAQRERFNLPAWPTTTIGSFPQTTEIRGLRLDFKKGKLDASNYRTGIAGHIKQAIVEQERLGLDVLVHGEAERNDMVEYFGEHLDGFVFTQNGWVQSYGSRCVKPPIVIGDISRPEPITVEWAKYAQSLTDKPVKGMLTGPVTILCWSFPREDVSRETIAKQIALALRDEVADLEAAGIGIIQIDEPALREGLPLRQSDWQAYLKWGVEAFRLNAAVVRDDTQIHTHMCYCEFNDIMDSIAALDADVITIETSRSDMDLLEAFKEFEYPNEIGPGVYDIHSPNVPDVEWIEALLKKAAESVPAERLWVNPDCGLKTRGWPETRAALANMVQAAQNLRSA; translated from the coding sequence ATGACAATCCATAATCACACCCTGGGGTTCCCTCGCGTCGGCCTTAAGCGCGAGTTGAAAAAAGCACAGGAAAGCTACTGGGCAGGGAATACCTCCCGCGAAGAATTACTGGCGGTTGGCCGCGAATTGCGTGCCCGCCACTGGGACCAACAAAAACAAGCTGGCGTTGAATTACTGCCGGTGGGCGACTTCGCCTGGTACGACCATGTTCTGACGACCAGCCTGCTGCTCGGTAACGTGCCGGCTCGTCATCAGAACAAAGACGGCAGCGTCGATATCGATACGCTGTTCCGCATCGGCCGTGGCCGGGCACCAACCGGTGAGCCCGCCGCGGCCGCGGAAATGACCAAATGGTTCAACACCAACTATCACTATATGGTGCCGGAGTTCACCAAGGGACAGCAGTTCAGCCTGACCTGGACGCAGCTTTTGCAAGAGGTCGATGAGGCGCTGGCGCTGGGCCATAAGGTGAAACCAGTGCTGCTCGGCCCGGTGACTTACCTGTGGCTGGGCAAAGTGAAAGGCGAGCAGTTTGACCGCCTGAGCCTGCTGAAAGATATTCTGCCGGTATACCAGCAGGTGCTCGCTGAGCTTGCGAAGCGCGGCATTGAGTGGGTACAAATCGACGAGCCTGCACTGGTGCTGGAGCTGCCAAAAGCCTGGCTGGAGGCCTTTAAACCTACCTACGATGCGCTGACCGGTCAGGTGAAGCTGCTGCTTACCACCTACTTCGAAGGTGTGGGGCCAAACCTGGACACCATCACCGAGCTGTCGGTGCAGGGTCTGCACGTTGATTTCGTGCACGGCAACGATGACGTGAACGACATCCATAAGAAGTTGCCTGCAAACTGGCTGCTGTCCGCGGGCGTCATCAACGGGCGTAACGTCTGGCGGGCCGATCTGACCGCAAAACATGCTCAGTTAAAAGATCTGGTGGGTAAACGTGCGCTGTGGGTGGCTTCATCCTGTTCTCTGTTGCACAGCCCCATTGACCTGAGCGTAGAAACTCGCCTCGATGCCGAAGTTAAAAGCTGGTTTGCTTTTGCCCTGCAGAAATGTGCCGAACTTTCACTGTTGACTGAGGCGTTAAACAGCGGGAATACCGCAAAAATTGCTGAATGGAGCACACCTATCCAGGCTCGTCGTCAGTCTAAGCGTGTGCACAATGCCGCTGTCAGCGAGCGTCTGGCTAAAATTACCGCTCAGGACAGCCTGCGCCAGAATGCGTATACCGCCCGTGCGGCGGCACAGCGTGAACGCTTCAACCTGCCAGCCTGGCCAACGACGACCATCGGTTCCTTCCCGCAAACGACAGAAATTCGTGGCCTGCGCCTGGACTTCAAAAAAGGCAAGCTGGACGCCAGCAACTATCGCACCGGTATTGCTGGGCATATCAAGCAGGCGATTGTTGAGCAGGAACGTCTGGGCCTGGACGTGCTGGTACACGGCGAAGCCGAGCGTAACGACATGGTGGAGTATTTCGGCGAACATCTGGACGGCTTCGTGTTTACTCAGAACGGCTGGGTACAGAGCTACGGTTCACGCTGCGTTAAGCCACCGATTGTTATCGGCGACATCAGCCGCCCAGAGCCGATCACCGTTGAGTGGGCCAAATATGCGCAATCCCTGACCGACAAACCGGTTAAAGGCATGCTGACCGGCCCGGTCACAATTCTTTGCTGGTCCTTCCCGCGGGAAGATGTTTCCCGCGAGACTATCGCGAAGCAGATAGCGCTGGCCCTGCGCGATGAAGTGGCTGACCTGGAAGCCGCAGGTATCGGTATTATCCAGATTGATGAACCCGCTCTGCGCGAAGGTTTGCCGCTGCGCCAGTCCGACTGGCAGGCTTATCTGAAATGGGGCGTCGAAGCCTTCCGCCTGAACGCCGCCGTGGTGCGAGATGACACCCAAATCCACACCCACATGTGCTACTGCGAGTTCAACGACATCATGGACTCAATCGCGGCGCTGGATGCGGACGTAATCACCATCGAAACTTCGCGGTCCGATATGGATCTGCTGGAGGCGTTTAAAGAGTTTGAGTACCCGAACGAAATCGGGCCAGGCGTATACGACATTCACTCTCCAAACGTTCCGGATGTGGAATGGATTGAGGCGCTATTGAAGAAGGCGGCGGAGTCCGTCCCGGCAGAGCGTCTATGGGTTAATCCAGACTGTGGGCTTAAAACCCGTGGCTGGCCAGAAACCCGTGCGGCGCTGGCTAACATGGTGCAAGCGGCGCAGAACCTGCGCAGCGCTTGA
- a CDS encoding uridine phosphorylase (catalyzes the reversible phosphorylytic cleavage of uridine and deoxyuridine to uracil and ribose- or deoxyribose-1-phosphate; involved in the pyrimidine salvage pathway): protein MSKSDVFHLGLTKNDLQGATLAIVPGDPERVEKIAALMDKPVKLASHREFTSWRAELDGKPVIICSTGIGGPSTSIAVEELAQLGIRTFLRVGTTGAIQPNINVGDVLVTTASVRLDGASLHFAPMEYPAVADFACTTALVEAAKAVGATTHIGVTASSDTFYPGQERYDTLSGRVVSRFKGSMKEWQEMGVMNYEMESATLLTMCSSQGLRAGMVAGVIVNRTQQEIPNAETMKKTESHAVKIVVEAARRLL from the coding sequence ATGTCCAAGTCTGATGTTTTCCATCTCGGCCTCACTAAAAATGACCTGCAAGGGGCTACGCTTGCCATCGTCCCGGGCGATCCTGAGCGTGTGGAAAAAATCGCCGCGCTGATGGACAAGCCGGTTAAGCTGGCTTCCCACCGTGAATTCACTTCCTGGCGTGCTGAGCTCGACGGCAAGCCGGTCATCATCTGTTCTACCGGTATCGGCGGCCCATCCACCTCTATTGCCGTGGAAGAACTGGCGCAGCTTGGCATCCGTACTTTCCTTCGCGTCGGAACGACCGGGGCAATTCAGCCGAACATTAACGTGGGTGACGTTCTCGTGACCACCGCATCCGTTCGCCTGGATGGTGCCAGCCTGCACTTCGCGCCAATGGAATACCCGGCTGTGGCAGACTTTGCGTGTACGACCGCGCTGGTTGAGGCGGCAAAAGCCGTGGGCGCAACGACTCATATCGGCGTGACCGCATCCTCCGATACCTTCTACCCAGGGCAAGAGCGTTACGATACGCTGTCCGGCCGCGTAGTTAGCCGCTTCAAAGGCTCAATGAAAGAGTGGCAGGAAATGGGCGTGATGAACTATGAAATGGAATCCGCCACGCTGCTGACCATGTGCTCCAGCCAGGGTCTGCGCGCGGGTATGGTTGCCGGGGTTATCGTGAACCGTACGCAGCAAGAGATCCCTAACGCGGAAACCATGAAGAAAACGGAAAGTCACGCGGTGAAAATCGTGGTCGAGGCGGCGCGTCGCCTGCTGTAG
- a CDS encoding DNA recombination protein RmuC (YigN; nuclease that may cleave DNA structures arising during the recombination of short-inverted repeats and thereby prevents the inversion of the internal sequence; transcription is induced by DNA-damaging agents such as nalidixic acid or mitomycin C in a LexA-dependent manner): protein MDISLLFGLGIGLVGLLTGWLIASLRAAQRQAALHEEQREIYGELAAARQELQQNQHWREECDQLNREVRAQMEINSGQEADIRELTTLLEQTRLNAEDKHRQMLNSEQRLNEQFENLAHRIFEQSGRKVEEQNRQSLNVLLSPLREQLDGFRRQVQESFGQEARERHTLTHEIRSLQQLNAQMAQEALNLTKALKGDNKTQGNWGEVVLTRVLEASGLREGHEYQTQVNIQLENNSRMQPDVIVRLPQGKDVVIDAKMTLVAYERYFNSEDELTRESALNEHIAAIRSHIRLLGRKDYQQLPGLRSLDYVLMFIPVEPAFLLAIDRQPELISEALKNNIMLVSPTTLLVALRTIANLWRYEHQSRNAQQIAERAGRLYDKMRLFVDDMSAIGQSLDKAQDNYRQAMKKLSSGRGNILVQADAFRGLGVEVKREMNPDLVERARQEDEDDSARLGHECEEPAAEFDTLSATRTGEER from the coding sequence ATGGATATTTCACTGTTATTTGGGCTGGGCATTGGCCTCGTAGGCTTGCTGACCGGCTGGCTTATCGCCAGCCTGCGCGCGGCGCAGCGGCAGGCGGCTTTGCATGAAGAGCAGCGTGAAATCTACGGCGAGCTTGCTGCCGCGCGGCAGGAGCTTCAGCAAAATCAGCACTGGCGAGAAGAGTGCGATCAGCTTAACCGTGAAGTCCGTGCCCAAATGGAAATTAACAGCGGGCAGGAGGCGGATATTCGTGAACTGACCACGTTGCTGGAGCAAACCCGGCTCAATGCCGAAGATAAGCATCGCCAAATGCTTAACAGCGAGCAGCGCCTGAACGAGCAGTTTGAGAATCTGGCCCACCGTATTTTTGAACAAAGCGGCCGTAAGGTAGAAGAGCAGAACCGCCAAAGCCTGAACGTGTTGCTGTCCCCACTTCGTGAACAGCTCGACGGCTTCCGACGTCAGGTCCAGGAGAGTTTTGGTCAGGAGGCGCGCGAACGCCATACGCTGACGCACGAAATCCGCAGCCTGCAGCAGCTTAATGCACAAATGGCACAAGAGGCGTTAAACCTCACCAAGGCACTTAAAGGTGATAACAAAACCCAGGGTAACTGGGGGGAAGTGGTGTTAACCCGCGTACTGGAAGCTTCAGGCCTGCGTGAAGGCCATGAATACCAGACTCAGGTGAACATCCAGCTTGAAAACAACAGCCGTATGCAGCCGGACGTTATTGTTCGCCTGCCGCAGGGCAAAGACGTTGTTATTGACGCCAAAATGACGCTGGTGGCGTATGAGCGTTACTTCAATAGTGAAGATGAACTCACGCGTGAAAGTGCATTGAATGAGCACATCGCCGCTATCCGCAGCCATATTCGGCTGCTGGGACGCAAGGATTACCAACAGCTGCCGGGGCTACGTTCTCTGGACTACGTGTTGATGTTTATTCCCGTTGAGCCTGCCTTCCTGCTGGCTATCGACAGGCAGCCTGAACTGATTAGCGAAGCGCTGAAAAATAACATAATGCTGGTGAGCCCGACGACGCTGCTGGTGGCGCTGCGCACCATTGCCAATCTGTGGCGCTATGAACATCAAAGCCGTAATGCCCAGCAAATCGCCGAACGGGCGGGGCGCCTGTACGATAAAATGCGCCTGTTCGTGGATGATATGTCTGCAATTGGGCAAAGCCTCGATAAGGCCCAGGATAACTACCGGCAGGCGATGAAAAAACTTTCATCAGGGCGTGGAAATATCCTGGTTCAGGCGGACGCTTTTCGCGGGTTGGGTGTTGAAGTAAAGCGTGAGATGAATCCAGACCTGGTCGAGCGAGCTCGTCAGGAAGATGAGGATGATTCGGCGCGATTGGGCCATGAGTGTGAAGAGCCTGCGGCTGAGTTCGATACTTTGTCTGCAACGCGCACAGGTGAAGAGCGCTAA
- a CDS encoding carboxymethylenebutenolidase encodes MKQKQTTHNTPGEGFAPAASPIAPTALLTPDDAILSGETSIPSQGDNMPAYHARPKNADGPLPVVIVIQEIFGVHEHIRDLCRRLALEGYLAIAPELYFRQGEPGDFADIPTLLSGLVSKVPDNQVLGDLDHVASWASRNGGDAHRLMVTGFCWGGRIAWLYAAHNPQLKAAVAWYGKLTGEKTLNSHHHPVDIAVNLNAPVLGLYGGQDTGISQESVETMRQALRAANANAEIIVYPEAGHAFNADYRPGYHEESAKDGWERMLAWFKRYGMRK; translated from the coding sequence ATGAAACAAAAGCAAACAACACATAACACACCGGGCGAAGGCTTCGCACCGGCGGCTTCACCCATCGCCCCCACTGCTTTGCTAACGCCGGACGACGCGATTCTTTCTGGGGAAACATCTATTCCAAGCCAGGGCGATAATATGCCGGCTTACCATGCCCGGCCCAAAAATGCCGATGGCCCGCTGCCGGTAGTTATCGTCATTCAGGAAATTTTTGGCGTACACGAACATATTCGCGATCTCTGCCGCCGGCTGGCACTTGAAGGCTATCTGGCTATCGCCCCTGAGCTTTATTTTCGCCAGGGTGAGCCGGGGGACTTCGCCGATATCCCCACGTTGTTAAGCGGCCTGGTCTCAAAAGTGCCGGACAATCAGGTACTGGGGGACCTTGACCATGTGGCCAGTTGGGCTTCCCGCAACGGCGGCGACGCGCATCGCCTGATGGTAACTGGTTTTTGCTGGGGCGGGCGAATTGCCTGGCTTTATGCGGCACACAATCCACAGCTCAAAGCGGCTGTCGCCTGGTACGGCAAGCTGACAGGTGAGAAAACGTTGAACTCTCACCACCATCCGGTAGATATCGCCGTCAATCTTAATGCGCCGGTGCTCGGACTATACGGTGGCCAGGATACGGGGATCTCTCAGGAAAGCGTTGAGACAATGCGTCAGGCATTAAGAGCGGCCAATGCCAATGCGGAAATCATTGTCTACCCGGAAGCCGGCCATGCTTTCAACGCGGATTACCGCCCAGGCTACCATGAAGAGTCGGCCAAAGATGGCTGGGAAAGGATGCTGGCGTGGTTCAAACGCTACGGGATGAGGAAGTAA